The Williamsia sp. DF01-3 genome has a window encoding:
- a CDS encoding glutamate synthase subunit beta, with amino-acid sequence MADPRGFLEVGKTEAPTRPVYERVNDWREVYVDKDPDKENQHVSEQARRCMDCGIPFCHSGSAGCPLGNLIPEWNDLVRRGRWDAASDRLHATNNFPEFTGKLCPAPCEAACVLSISHATTGGSVTIKRIEKTIAEEAWREGLVVPQTSATLSGKSVAVVGSGPAGLAAAQQLTRAGHAVTVYERDDRIGGLLRYGIPEYKMQKSDIDRRIAQMKGEGTEFVTECNVGEDLTVAELRDRHDAVVLAVGALKARDNPEVPGRELGGVHLAMEHLVPANRECEGDGASPISAHGKHVVIIGGGDTGADCLGTAHRQGAASVTQLDYNPELPPERDENLSPWPTWPLILRDSAAHVEGGERRYQVAVQRFLGDDNGNVTAMVLAEVTVERDDNGRRNVVPVGDEFEMPCEMALFAIGFEGVERTALLTDLELAPNGRGALSCGSDWQTDTPGVFVCGDAHRGASLVVWAIAEGRAAARGVDEYLMGESDLPSPVHPAALPLSVR; translated from the coding sequence GTGGCTGATCCGCGCGGATTCCTGGAGGTCGGCAAGACCGAGGCCCCGACCCGGCCGGTCTACGAACGGGTCAACGACTGGCGTGAGGTCTACGTCGACAAAGACCCGGACAAAGAGAATCAGCACGTCTCCGAGCAGGCCCGCAGGTGCATGGACTGCGGAATCCCGTTCTGTCACTCCGGATCTGCAGGCTGCCCGTTGGGCAACCTGATCCCCGAATGGAACGACCTGGTACGCCGCGGCCGGTGGGATGCGGCCAGTGACCGTCTGCACGCCACCAACAACTTCCCCGAGTTCACCGGCAAGCTCTGCCCGGCGCCCTGCGAGGCGGCCTGCGTGCTGTCCATCTCGCACGCCACCACCGGCGGCAGTGTCACCATCAAACGCATCGAGAAGACGATTGCCGAAGAAGCCTGGCGAGAGGGACTCGTCGTCCCGCAGACCTCGGCGACGCTGTCCGGCAAATCGGTTGCGGTGGTCGGTTCGGGTCCCGCTGGTCTGGCGGCCGCGCAACAGCTCACCCGAGCGGGTCATGCGGTGACCGTCTACGAGCGAGACGACCGCATCGGAGGTCTGCTCCGCTACGGCATTCCCGAATACAAGATGCAGAAATCGGACATCGACCGGCGGATCGCCCAGATGAAGGGGGAGGGCACCGAGTTCGTCACCGAGTGCAACGTCGGAGAAGACCTGACCGTCGCCGAGCTCCGCGACCGTCACGACGCCGTCGTCCTCGCTGTCGGCGCGCTCAAGGCCCGCGACAACCCCGAGGTGCCCGGACGTGAGCTGGGCGGTGTTCACCTCGCCATGGAGCATCTGGTGCCCGCCAATCGCGAGTGTGAGGGCGACGGCGCATCACCGATCTCCGCGCACGGCAAACATGTGGTGATCATCGGCGGTGGCGACACCGGAGCCGACTGCCTGGGTACCGCCCACCGTCAGGGTGCCGCGTCGGTCACCCAGCTCGACTACAACCCCGAGTTGCCACCGGAACGGGACGAGAACCTCTCACCCTGGCCGACATGGCCGCTGATCTTGCGCGACTCCGCCGCGCACGTCGAGGGCGGCGAGCGCAGATATCAGGTTGCGGTGCAACGTTTCCTTGGCGATGACAACGGCAACGTCACCGCGATGGTGCTGGCCGAGGTCACTGTCGAACGCGACGACAACGGCAGACGAAACGTCGTGCCGGTGGGGGATGAGTTCGAAATGCCGTGCGAAATGGCACTTTTCGCGATCGGATTCGAGGGTGTCGAACGCACGGCGTTGTTGACCGACCTCGAGTTGGCCCCCAACGGCCGCGGCGCGCTGTCCTGTGGCAGCGACTGGCAGACCGACACGCCCGGGGTGTTCGTCTGTGGCGATGCCCACCGTGGGGCCTCGCTGGTGGTGTGGGCGATCGCCGAGGGACGGGCGGCGGCGCGTGGTGTCGATGAGTACCTGATGGGCGAATCGGATTTGCCCTCACCAGTTCATCCCGCGGCGCTTCCGCTCTCGGTCCGCTGA
- the pyk gene encoding pyruvate kinase gives MNRRTKIVCTLGPATATDERVRELVESGMDVARLNFSHGKHEDHREMYDRVRKASDTTGHAVGILADLQGPKIRLGTFADGPVQWPAGKQVRITVDDCEGTAERVSTTYKQLAVDARPGDRLLVDDGKVGLTVTDIDQNDVICTVTEGGPVSNNKGVSLPGMNVSVPAMSDKDEADLEFALRLGVDLIALSFVRSPADIELVHTIMDRVGRRVPVIAKLEKPEAIDNLEAVILAFDAVMVARGDLGVELPLEEVPLVQKRAIQMARENAKPVIVATQMLESMIENSRPTRAEASDVANAVLDGADAVMLSGETSVGKYVMETVQTMARIVKAVESGPRDVPPLSHVPRTKRGIISYAARDIGERLDAKALVAFTQSGDTVRRLARLHTRLPLLAFTPLPEVRSQLAMSWGTETFIVPRVDSTDAMIRQVDQSLLEIGRLKVGDQVVIVAGAPPGTVGTTNLIHVHRIGEDDH, from the coding sequence GTGAATCGACGTACCAAAATCGTGTGCACCCTGGGTCCTGCAACTGCAACCGACGAGCGCGTGCGTGAGTTGGTAGAGAGTGGCATGGATGTGGCCCGGCTGAACTTCAGCCACGGCAAACACGAAGACCACCGAGAAATGTACGACCGCGTGCGCAAGGCCTCCGACACCACCGGACATGCGGTGGGCATCCTCGCCGACCTGCAGGGACCGAAGATCCGGTTGGGGACGTTCGCCGACGGACCGGTGCAGTGGCCCGCGGGCAAGCAGGTCCGCATCACCGTCGATGACTGCGAAGGCACCGCCGAACGCGTGTCGACCACCTACAAGCAACTGGCCGTCGACGCCCGCCCAGGCGACCGACTGCTCGTCGACGACGGCAAGGTGGGGCTGACCGTCACCGACATCGACCAGAACGACGTCATCTGCACGGTCACCGAAGGCGGACCCGTCAGCAACAACAAAGGCGTCTCCCTCCCGGGGATGAACGTCTCGGTGCCGGCGATGTCCGACAAGGACGAAGCCGACCTCGAGTTCGCCCTGAGGCTCGGAGTCGACCTGATCGCCCTGTCGTTCGTGCGGTCGCCGGCCGACATCGAACTCGTCCACACGATCATGGATCGCGTTGGCCGCCGGGTTCCAGTCATCGCGAAGCTGGAAAAGCCCGAGGCCATCGACAACCTCGAAGCCGTGATCCTGGCGTTCGACGCAGTGATGGTCGCCCGCGGTGACCTCGGCGTCGAGCTGCCCCTCGAAGAGGTCCCCCTGGTGCAGAAACGGGCCATCCAGATGGCCCGCGAGAACGCCAAGCCGGTGATCGTCGCCACCCAGATGCTCGAGTCGATGATCGAGAACTCGCGACCCACCCGCGCCGAGGCGTCAGACGTGGCCAACGCGGTACTCGACGGCGCCGACGCTGTCATGCTCTCCGGTGAGACCTCGGTCGGCAAGTACGTCATGGAAACCGTCCAGACCATGGCCCGCATCGTGAAGGCAGTGGAAAGCGGACCCCGCGACGTCCCACCGCTCTCACACGTCCCACGCACCAAACGCGGCATCATCTCCTACGCCGCCCGCGACATCGGCGAACGCCTCGACGCCAAAGCCCTCGTCGCGTTCACCCAGTCCGGCGACACGGTCCGCAGGCTTGCGCGCCTGCACACCCGACTGCCGCTGCTCGCGTTCACCCCGCTGCCCGAGGTGCGCAGTCAACTTGCAATGAGCTGGGGCACAGAGACATTCATTGTCCCGCGCGTCGACTCCACCGACGCCATGATCCGCCAGGTCGACCAGTCACTCCTGGAAATCGGACGCCTCAAGGTCGGCGACCAGGTGGTCATCGTCGCCGGAGCCCCTCCCGGCACCGTCGGCACCACCAACCTGATCCATGTGCACAGGATCGGTGAAGACGACCATTGA
- the lgt gene encoding prolipoprotein diacylglyceryl transferase — protein MTTELLAYIPSPSQGVWHLGPFPLRAYALCIIVGIVVAIWWGNRRWIARGGRDGEVLDVAIWAVPFGLIGGRIYHVITDWNTYFGDGAKEPVDAFKIWDGGLGIWGAVAFGALGAWIGARRAGIKLPPFGDAIAPPILLAQAIGRLGNWFNQELYGDRTDLPWGLKIYERSDSSGFTSPNLIDGKSTGEVYAIVQPTFLYELLWNLLIVAALIIIDRRFRIGHGRLFALYVAGYCVGRFVIETLRTDPATMLWDIRINLFTSALVFVCAALYVVIAPKGRETPHDIYHPGAAPETGPTEHPVDGYVEDEREPATVAAAGTAKNSDDDSTRTRRVDIDKPAESTGPAAGLESDAPSTTTAEATPDETAPDANAPDATGVSQPPAAADSETVDKPATAEATAAKTTETTEQETSATDKSEPETKNAETAEPDQADPETAEPVESATETELPPPPPDDLPPDPDIETTGDPKLDKAATPYRKPKPDTTTGADESSN, from the coding sequence GTGACCACTGAGCTGCTGGCGTACATTCCCAGCCCGTCGCAGGGGGTCTGGCATCTCGGTCCCTTCCCGCTGAGGGCCTACGCGCTCTGCATCATCGTCGGCATCGTCGTCGCGATCTGGTGGGGCAACCGGCGCTGGATCGCCCGGGGCGGCCGCGACGGCGAAGTGCTGGACGTGGCCATCTGGGCGGTTCCGTTCGGACTGATCGGTGGACGCATCTACCACGTGATCACCGACTGGAACACCTACTTCGGCGACGGTGCGAAAGAGCCGGTCGACGCCTTCAAGATCTGGGACGGCGGACTGGGTATCTGGGGCGCCGTGGCATTCGGCGCCCTCGGCGCATGGATCGGGGCTCGCCGCGCCGGGATCAAGCTTCCGCCCTTCGGCGATGCCATCGCTCCACCGATCTTGCTCGCCCAGGCCATCGGCCGACTGGGCAACTGGTTCAACCAGGAACTCTATGGGGACCGGACCGATCTGCCCTGGGGTCTGAAGATCTACGAGAGGTCGGATTCCTCGGGCTTCACCAGCCCCAACCTCATCGACGGCAAGTCCACCGGCGAGGTCTACGCGATCGTGCAGCCGACGTTTCTCTACGAGTTGTTGTGGAACCTGCTGATCGTGGCCGCACTGATCATCATCGATCGCCGGTTCCGGATCGGCCACGGGCGGCTGTTCGCGCTCTACGTGGCCGGCTACTGCGTCGGGCGCTTTGTCATCGAAACCCTCCGGACAGACCCGGCCACCATGCTGTGGGACATCAGGATCAACCTGTTCACCTCTGCGCTGGTGTTCGTCTGCGCTGCCCTGTATGTGGTCATCGCGCCCAAGGGCCGGGAGACGCCGCACGACATCTATCACCCAGGTGCGGCCCCCGAGACCGGACCCACCGAGCACCCCGTCGACGGGTACGTCGAAGACGAACGCGAACCGGCGACGGTTGCTGCGGCGGGCACCGCGAAGAACTCCGACGACGATTCGACCCGCACCCGGCGCGTCGATATCGACAAGCCGGCCGAGTCGACCGGGCCGGCTGCCGGGCTCGAGTCCGACGCGCCGTCGACGACGACCGCGGAGGCAACACCGGACGAGACCGCACCCGATGCGAATGCACCGGATGCGACCGGCGTATCCCAGCCTCCGGCTGCCGCGGACTCCGAGACGGTGGACAAGCCTGCGACTGCAGAAGCCACCGCAGCAAAGACCACCGAGACCACCGAGCAGGAAACCTCGGCGACGGACAAGTCCGAGCCTGAGACGAAGAACGCGGAGACAGCCGAACCCGACCAGGCCGATCCCGAGACGGCCGAGCCCGTCGAGTCGGCAACCGAGACAGAACTGCCTCCGCCGCCCCCGGACGATCTGCCCCCAGATCCCGACATCGAGACCACCGGGGACCCGAAGCTCGACAAGGCCGCCACGCCGTATCGGAAGCCCAAGCCAGACACCACAACCGGGGCCGACGAGAGCTCGAACTGA
- a CDS encoding acyl-CoA thioesterase II, producing MTDAPGSTSDLNKLLALFDLEERETDVFIGVHPAEVGPRTFGGQLLGQGVVAAGRSVPRPTPVHALHAHFIRGGDVTKPLEYHVTRLRDGKPFANRLVTAVQDGEEILSMLVAFQDNKAGLEHSVQIPEVPYPEDLPTLGEHFKGFEDRIAMFVNALHPIDIRFANDPTWKVRESGDTLEHNRVWMRTDGQMPDDPLLHIAALCYASDTTVLDSILTTHGLSWGIDRLFAATVNHSMWFHREFRFDDWLLYASESPVAAGSRGLASGRFFTREGLLATTVVQEALIKYFPPRG from the coding sequence GTGACTGATGCCCCCGGCTCGACGTCCGACCTGAACAAACTGCTGGCGCTCTTCGATCTGGAGGAACGCGAGACCGACGTCTTCATCGGCGTCCACCCCGCTGAGGTGGGGCCGCGCACATTCGGGGGTCAGCTGCTCGGGCAAGGTGTGGTGGCTGCCGGGCGCAGTGTTCCGCGGCCCACGCCCGTGCATGCGCTGCATGCGCATTTCATCCGGGGCGGCGACGTGACCAAACCGCTGGAATACCACGTCACCCGTCTGCGAGACGGAAAACCGTTCGCCAATCGTCTGGTCACCGCTGTGCAGGACGGCGAAGAAATCCTGTCCATGCTGGTGGCCTTCCAGGACAACAAGGCCGGCCTGGAGCATTCGGTTCAGATCCCCGAGGTGCCGTACCCCGAGGACCTGCCCACCCTCGGTGAACACTTCAAGGGGTTCGAAGATCGCATCGCCATGTTCGTGAATGCGTTGCATCCCATCGACATTCGCTTTGCCAACGACCCCACGTGGAAAGTGCGCGAATCAGGCGACACCCTGGAACACAACCGGGTGTGGATGCGCACCGACGGCCAGATGCCCGACGACCCGCTCCTGCACATCGCTGCACTCTGCTACGCCTCGGACACCACAGTGCTCGATTCGATCCTGACAACGCACGGGTTGTCCTGGGGGATCGACCGGTTGTTCGCAGCCACCGTCAATCATTCGATGTGGTTCCACCGCGAGTTCCGATTTGATGACTGGTTGCTGTACGCAAGTGAGTCGCCGGTCGCGGCCGGCTCGCGAGGGCTGGCGTCGGGACGGTTCTTCACCCGCGAGGGACTGCTGGCGACGACCGTGGTCCAAGAAGCCCTCATCAAGTACTTCCCGCCACGCGGCTGA
- a CDS encoding long-chain fatty acid--CoA ligase — protein sequence MSENTTDVVFHHASGVAVHTTAEAFQQTAKMHPDRVALRTPGGIQEITWREYARRVEAIARGLVRLGVSRGDTVGLMLTNRPEFHLVDTAIVHLGAIPFSVYNTSAPEQLEYLFTDAANKIVITEQVFMPVIKQSGVALEHIITVDGPADGVIELKDVEAQGDEEFDFEACWRAVKSDDLVTLIYTSGTTGPPKGVEITHSNVIAAAESVADELQFGFDDRIISYLPAAHIADRVSSHGASQMRGIQITSVADPREFASALPDVRPTVFFGVPRVWQKVKAGIEGKLAEETSPVKKKLAGWALDVGRRAAKADLAGTPRGRALSAQHRVADTLVLSKVRAALGLDELKVAISGAASIPAEVIEFFVGIGIPVIEVWGLSETTGAATKTTTDNLKVGTVGKPVDGVEIKLADDGEVLVRAPMVMRGYRNKPEKTAEAIDADGWFATGDVGKIDDEGNLTIVDRKKELIINESGKNMAPSTIENAVKASSSLISQVVAIGDNKPYISALVVLDPDVATLRAKALGVPEAQIADLAENPEIIEEVTLAVKAGNSKLSRVEQVKRFAIVPSAWDPGGDELTPTMKLRRKPIAGKYADTIVDLYSNPPGAGVIDLG from the coding sequence ATGAGCGAGAACACCACCGACGTCGTCTTTCACCACGCTTCGGGAGTCGCCGTGCACACCACGGCCGAAGCGTTTCAGCAGACCGCCAAGATGCATCCCGATCGCGTCGCGTTGCGAACACCGGGCGGAATCCAGGAGATCACCTGGCGTGAGTACGCGCGCCGGGTCGAGGCGATCGCGCGAGGCCTCGTGCGTCTCGGCGTCAGCCGTGGCGACACCGTCGGCCTGATGTTGACCAATCGCCCCGAATTCCACCTCGTCGACACCGCGATCGTTCACCTGGGAGCGATCCCGTTCTCGGTGTACAACACCAGCGCACCCGAGCAGCTCGAGTACCTGTTCACCGACGCCGCCAACAAGATCGTGATCACCGAGCAGGTGTTCATGCCCGTCATCAAACAATCCGGCGTGGCGCTCGAGCACATCATCACCGTCGACGGTCCGGCTGACGGGGTCATCGAACTCAAAGACGTGGAAGCCCAGGGCGACGAGGAGTTCGATTTCGAAGCTTGCTGGCGGGCAGTGAAATCCGATGACCTGGTCACGTTGATCTACACCTCGGGAACCACGGGACCTCCGAAGGGCGTGGAGATCACGCACAGCAACGTGATCGCCGCGGCGGAGTCGGTGGCCGACGAACTGCAGTTCGGATTCGACGACCGGATCATCTCCTACCTGCCGGCCGCACACATCGCCGATCGGGTGTCATCTCACGGTGCCAGCCAGATGCGTGGAATCCAGATCACCTCGGTGGCCGATCCGCGCGAGTTCGCTTCAGCGCTGCCCGATGTGCGGCCGACCGTCTTCTTCGGGGTTCCCCGTGTGTGGCAGAAGGTGAAGGCCGGCATCGAAGGCAAGCTGGCCGAAGAGACGAGCCCGGTGAAGAAGAAGCTTGCGGGCTGGGCGCTCGACGTGGGCCGGCGAGCAGCCAAGGCCGACTTGGCGGGCACGCCGAGGGGCAGGGCCCTCTCTGCTCAGCACCGCGTGGCAGACACCCTCGTGCTGTCGAAAGTCCGTGCGGCGCTGGGACTCGACGAACTGAAGGTTGCCATCTCGGGTGCGGCGTCCATTCCGGCCGAGGTGATCGAGTTCTTCGTCGGGATCGGCATTCCCGTCATCGAGGTGTGGGGTCTGTCTGAGACGACCGGCGCTGCGACGAAGACGACCACGGACAATCTGAAGGTCGGCACGGTCGGCAAACCCGTGGACGGTGTGGAGATCAAACTGGCCGACGACGGCGAAGTGCTGGTCCGAGCTCCGATGGTCATGCGCGGTTACCGCAACAAGCCGGAGAAGACGGCAGAGGCGATCGATGCCGATGGCTGGTTCGCCACCGGCGATGTGGGCAAGATCGACGACGAGGGAAACCTGACAATCGTCGACCGCAAGAAGGAACTCATCATCAATGAGTCCGGCAAGAACATGGCACCGAGCACGATCGAGAACGCGGTGAAAGCGTCCTCGTCGCTGATCAGCCAGGTGGTCGCGATCGGCGACAACAAGCCGTACATCAGTGCCTTGGTGGTCCTTGATCCCGACGTCGCGACGTTGCGTGCAAAAGCTCTGGGTGTCCCCGAGGCGCAGATCGCGGATCTTGCCGAGAACCCCGAGATCATCGAAGAGGTCACGCTGGCGGTGAAGGCAGGCAACTCGAAGTTGTCGCGGGTGGAGCAGGTCAAACGGTTCGCGATCGTGCCATCTGCCTGGGACCCGGGCGGCGACGAACTGACTCCGACGATGAAATTGCGGCGCAAGCCGATCGCCGGCAAGTACGCCGACACCATCGTCGATCTCTACTCGAACCCGCCGGGTGCCGGAGTCATCGACCTCGGGTGA
- a CDS encoding crotonase/enoyl-CoA hydratase family protein, with amino-acid sequence MTYRVEKTPFGPIAHVQLNRPDKHNGLTLPLLAGLTRAARQAAKDRTLRAVIISGAGKSFSAGLDFASLQGKEKSIYRNFIPNLVKGSNGFQDPAWEWRRVPVPVIAVVHGHCYGGGLQIAMGADFRFATPDADFSVLEAKWGLIPDMSASAALAQLTNIDVAKRLTMTGEMFSADHAQEIGLVTGVAEDPMAEAMALIEKIASRSPDSVASTKSLLEKTWSRSPRFSFPVEQVLQLRLLRGKNHAIARKAGMKRTTPEFVDREL; translated from the coding sequence GTGACCTACCGGGTGGAGAAGACACCTTTCGGTCCCATCGCGCATGTACAGCTCAATCGGCCCGACAAGCACAACGGACTCACCTTGCCGTTGCTCGCCGGGCTCACCAGAGCGGCCCGGCAGGCGGCCAAGGACCGCACCCTGCGCGCCGTCATCATCAGCGGCGCGGGCAAATCCTTCAGCGCCGGACTTGATTTCGCCAGCCTCCAGGGCAAAGAGAAGAGCATCTACCGGAACTTCATCCCGAACCTTGTGAAGGGCTCCAACGGTTTTCAGGACCCCGCATGGGAGTGGCGGCGGGTACCTGTCCCCGTCATCGCTGTGGTGCATGGCCATTGCTACGGCGGCGGACTGCAGATTGCGATGGGAGCCGACTTCCGGTTCGCCACGCCTGACGCCGACTTCTCCGTCTTGGAGGCCAAATGGGGATTGATCCCCGACATGTCGGCATCGGCCGCGTTGGCTCAGCTCACCAACATCGACGTCGCCAAGCGACTGACGATGACCGGCGAGATGTTCTCTGCCGACCATGCCCAGGAGATCGGACTCGTCACCGGCGTGGCCGAGGATCCGATGGCCGAGGCAATGGCATTGATCGAGAAGATCGCGTCCCGCTCCCCCGATTCGGTGGCGTCAACAAAATCGTTGCTCGAGAAGACGTGGTCGCGCTCTCCCCGGTTCTCGTTCCCGGTGGAGCAGGTACTGCAACTGCGGCTGCTGCGCGGCAAGAACCACGCCATTGCCCGTAAAGCCGGCATGAAGCGCACAACCCCGGAGTTCGTGGACCGGGAGCTCTGA
- the trpA gene encoding tryptophan synthase subunit alpha, giving the protein MSESPTADSRLGPLFARCREEKRSALIGYLPVGYPDLPGSLDAMRTMVDAGCDIIEVGVPYSDPVMDGPTIQDAADQALRSGVRVRDVFTAVEAIADAGGSAVVMTYWNPVLQYGVDAFARDLAGAGGLGLITPNLIPEEADSWIAASHEHQLDRIFLVAPSSTEERLAMTLEASSGFVYAASTMGVTGARDSVSTMAPELCARIRLHSDIPIGVGLGVRSKAQATEIAGYADGVIVGSALVSAVAEGGDALRALTAELAEGVRATYAGQDPVSTEVPS; this is encoded by the coding sequence ATGTCTGAATCCCCAACGGCCGACTCCCGGCTCGGCCCCCTGTTCGCCCGTTGCCGCGAGGAGAAGCGCAGCGCGCTGATCGGGTACCTGCCGGTCGGATACCCAGATCTGCCAGGGTCGCTGGACGCGATGCGCACCATGGTCGACGCCGGCTGCGACATCATCGAGGTCGGCGTCCCGTACTCCGACCCGGTCATGGACGGACCGACGATCCAGGACGCGGCCGACCAGGCACTGCGCTCGGGTGTACGGGTCCGGGACGTGTTCACCGCGGTCGAGGCGATCGCCGACGCGGGCGGCAGTGCAGTGGTGATGACCTACTGGAACCCCGTTCTCCAATACGGGGTCGATGCGTTCGCGCGTGACCTCGCCGGCGCCGGCGGCCTGGGCTTGATCACCCCCAACCTCATTCCCGAGGAAGCAGACAGCTGGATCGCTGCCTCCCATGAGCACCAACTCGACCGCATCTTCCTGGTGGCACCGTCGTCCACGGAGGAGCGGTTGGCCATGACACTCGAGGCCAGCAGTGGTTTCGTCTACGCGGCCTCCACGATGGGCGTCACCGGCGCCCGCGACAGCGTCTCCACCATGGCCCCGGAACTGTGTGCCCGCATCCGTCTGCACTCGGACATCCCGATCGGGGTCGGACTGGGTGTACGCAGCAAGGCGCAGGCCACCGAGATCGCCGGGTACGCCGACGGCGTGATCGTCGGATCCGCTCTGGTGAGCGCGGTGGCCGAGGGCGGCGACGCGCTTCGTGCACTGACTGCCGAACTAGCTGAGGGCGTCCGGGCGACGTACGCCGGGCAAGACCCGGTGTCGACCGAGGTCCCTTCGTGA
- a CDS encoding YoaK family protein, which yields MPTTTTTTLRFALLVTCASGFLDSYTFLVRGGVFANVQTGNVIFFFINLSEQHYADAVARIWPIVAFLLGVTLSTHIKTGRLDSVVAHPIRWTMGIQALSLAAIGFVPETVPHMYVTVPISFMAAMQIELFRSIGDLNYMVVATTGNMMRTVESAYGVLTTRSETSKRALAVYSKVIGSFFLGAAVGAFATEWMGVHAAWLPAGFLAVTLAFFILDERDTSSGPDEDAGHGAAAV from the coding sequence ATGCCGACGACCACGACGACAACGCTGCGGTTCGCGCTGCTCGTCACTTGCGCCAGTGGCTTTCTGGACTCGTACACATTCCTCGTTCGCGGCGGCGTGTTCGCCAATGTGCAGACGGGGAACGTCATCTTCTTCTTCATCAACCTTTCCGAACAGCACTACGCCGACGCTGTGGCCCGGATCTGGCCGATCGTCGCGTTCTTGCTGGGTGTCACGCTCTCCACCCACATCAAGACCGGGCGTCTCGACTCGGTGGTGGCCCATCCGATCCGATGGACGATGGGCATCCAGGCCCTCTCGTTGGCCGCCATCGGATTCGTTCCCGAGACGGTCCCCCACATGTACGTCACGGTGCCGATCTCCTTCATGGCCGCGATGCAGATCGAGCTGTTCCGCTCGATCGGCGACCTCAACTACATGGTGGTCGCGACCACCGGGAACATGATGCGCACCGTCGAGTCGGCGTACGGCGTCCTTACCACAAGATCGGAGACGTCCAAGCGCGCGCTTGCCGTCTACTCCAAAGTCATCGGTTCGTTCTTCCTGGGCGCTGCGGTCGGCGCGTTCGCGACGGAGTGGATGGGCGTGCACGCCGCCTGGCTGCCCGCCGGCTTTCTTGCCGTCACTCTTGCCTTTTTCATTCTCGACGAGCGCGATACGAGTTCGGGACCCGACGAGGACGCAGGTCACGGCGCTGCGGCAGTGTGA